In the Silene latifolia isolate original U9 population chromosome 1, ASM4854445v1, whole genome shotgun sequence genome, AATGAGAAAGGAACTCTTGGTATAATTAATGAATTTTTCCAATCATAATTTAACCTATTGTAATGTTGTCCATGGGACTTGGACCAAATGGGTAACTTTATGTTCCTAAGAGAATTGTCATTGAGTTTCTTGTCATTTAGAGTAACCCTGAGCATTCTGAGGGAAATATTTGATTCAAACCAATCCATTTTCTCGTAGCTAACCCAAACGAAGTTCAATGAAGAGGGTAAAACGGGTGTTGATTATCCTTAAATATAATTTGGTCTTTTAGTGCAGGCTAACTTTGAGGGGCATGAATATTTGGTTGATCAACCAAATATAATCAGAAAGTGCTTTTAGTTGGTTGTGGCATTGTGCACTTCATGGTCGATAGAGGTAGTTTGCAGGTAGTGCAACTACTCTTCCAGAAATTTGAATAGATGGGTTGTTAATTTGTTATAACTTCAAACTGCATTTAATTCTCTGGCTTTGCGGAAGTTGGTATTTTTGTGGTTACTGTGGAGCTGTACATTCTGTAATAATTTCATCTTCTTTGGTAAGGTTAGGAATCTCAGCTATAAACCACCTGGGACTCAGATCAATCTTTTGGATGATATAAGCTTTTGCCTTCCACAGAAAAGGTACTCTGTTACGCCCGTGGAAATTTAGCTCACTAACACTAGAACTAGGGTCTGAATAGCCTGAGGACCAAGCTACTTTGTTTCTCTCTATTCTATTCTGATATTTCTGTCTATGTGTGTACTTCTGTTGTTTGTTCTATAGATGTTTCTTCCCGAATGTTTATTAATCTTAACATTCAAATTGTTTGATCTGCGCAAGAAAATGCTTGGTTGAGATACTTAAGAATCAAGGATGTACTAGTTTAGTGAGTTCTGTTAGTCTTATCCCTGTTGTGAAAACATAGAGAGACTGTTAGGATTACATATAATGTAAGTCGTGTCAAGAATTAGATCGAATGGCTGCCACTTTACATGATGTAAGAATGCAGACAATTTAGTGGGCCATTTTGCTATATTCCACTAGAATGCCTTAGTAAATCATTGGCTCCACTAGAAATGGAAACATCAAACATGAAGCTAGCTTGTAGCGAATAATTTGTTGACAACTGACCTCTTCTCATGGTTTGCTTCAGTTTTGGTTTAATATTTGGACGAAGTGGCAGTGGGAAAACAACACTATTGCAggtttgttttattttcttttcccaCATAAACAGTTCAACTTAAAAGAGTGACCTCTTTACTATCTTGTccttttgatttttgttttgacATTTTATTTTTTAACAGCTGCTTGCTGGGCTAAACAAACCAACATCGGGCACCATTCTAGTCCAGAAATATGGGGAGGATGGACATCCAGATCAGCCTGCTCAGTTATTGCCACCAGAGAAAGTTGGTATCGTGTTCCAGTTCCCTGAGAGGTATACAATATCTGCTAGATAAGGTATACAATATGTGGAATTGTAGAAAATTTAGCTTATTATTTGGAGATAAGACTGTTCTGATAATGTAGCAGTCTAAGAAAAGGAAGTGAACAAAAGCTAtgcttttttgtttttcatctaaTACTCCGTAAGTTAAAGATACGATGGAATAatgcaaaatggctcactaaacaGGCTGCCCTTTTTTTGGTGAATTAGCAGTCATTCTGTGTTGCTTTTGACGTAATTtttactttggttcattttgagagagcctctttgtgttgctagtGGGTAAGGCTGCGTATATATGACCCTCTCTTACCCCTCAATTTGCGGGAGCCCTGAGGTATTGTGGTGATGTTGTTGTACTCCGTAGTTAATGAGTTCCTTAGTATCCAGCCAATTGAGTTTCGCTTGGGTTAGGTTTCCCTAACACAACTCCAGCTCCTCATGGGTAGTTTTCTTGTTCCTGCTATTACCATTTTTAAAAAGAAAACATCATCATTGATTTGCATTGATGCTGTCCGATGTCTGCTGGCTGAATCCATATATTAAGTTATGATTCCGTTATGATTCCTGGCTCACTTCTGTTTGCTTCTTTATTGAAATGTTAGTGTCACGTCACCATCTTCTGACGGTGCTTATGTAGATTAGAGGTCCtcattttttgtaaaaaaaaaaaaagaaaaaaaaagtgcaGTACAACTCATTCATCTTTTAACCTATACAAAAAATTAGGCAATGTTGTTCCTTATCCTCGTATTTATTTTGAGATTATTCTGACGTTCTAAGTTGTCTCACAGCTAATCATGTTTACCAGGTACTTCCTGGCTGATACTCTGGTGGAGGAGGTAACTTTTGGGTGGCCAAAGCAAAAGGGAAGTCTTCAACAAAGGGAACATCTTGCTTCAAATCTTGCAAGGGCTTTTAACTCGGTATTGTTCTTCTCTGTGAGAAGAAAAGTTCTTTCATTAGTATATAACATGAACCAATAACCAACCTCTCAAGCCGTATCAGTTTTCTTTTGTTTTGATCCAAATTTTGTAGATAATAACTATCCTTTATTTCTTCCGAACTTTGTTTTACTAAAGTTTCCCCCCTCATTATTAGGTTGGTCTAAATGGCGTACCCTTGGACAAAGATCCTCAGTCCTTGAGTGGGGGTTACAAGCGCCGGCTGGCTCTTGCCATTCAATTGGTAGGCACCGTTAATTAGTACAACTGGCTTTATATTTTGATATCTAAATGTAGCTTAGATTTTCGATAAATATCTTATTCTTGTTTCAGGTTCAAGCTCCTGAACTGTTGATTCTGGATGAGCCTCTTGCTGGTCTTGGTATGTAGCTGCATTTATGGTTTTGCAACCTCTTTTTTGTCATTGTTTATATTGTTCAGCTTTGAGAATTGAGATATAGTGGAATAAAGCAAAATTACTTACCGAACTCTTGATGCTTCTTTTATGGTGAAGTAATAGAGTTTCAGTGTATTTAAAGACACATTTTTTATTATGTCACCCGGAGATAGCCTCCCTGTGTCAAGTAACACAAGGATATTAACACAGGGATAAGATTGCGTACTGCAACCCCCTTAATCGACCATCTGTGGCACTGATGGAAAGTTGTAGTAGGATATATCTTCAGTTTCAGCATAACCAAATAAATGACATGATGGATACACTAGCATACCAAGTGCCAAGCTAGTTATGTATAGAACAGACAGCAAGTAGATAATTAGTGTTTTGAAGTGACCAGTTTGTCTAATGGCCCATCATTTTTCCTCTAGAAATCGTAAATTTCACAGTTATTAAACTACAATAAgctgactaattttttttttctctttttttttttttaattgtagaGTAGCTTCTGTTTAATGCAATTCTATGCAATTTTCACTTTTAGTCATTTGGAAACAGCCTTTCTGTATTGTGTGCTCACAACTCAGGGCCTTAGGGGTAAAGGTTGCGATGTGAGTCCCTTCCTTAGCAGTTCTCACCCGCCATTTATGAGAATCCTTGAGGCAGTGGGTTATGTTTTTGTATTAAACCAGAGTTACTTAGCTATAGAAATTGATTTGTAAGACTTCATAATTCATGTGATCATCCAATTTATGAACATATGAGCTTAAGGTTCGATGAAATTCTCGATGCATATAGATTGGAAGGCACGCGCTGATGTAGCAAAACTACTAAAGCATTTGAAGAAAGAACTGACTTTACTTGTTGTCAGCCATGATCTCAAGTGAGCTTTTCGTAAGGGCTTTTATTTCTTTAGCCTACATTGTTTGGTCGTTTGGTTTGACCATGTTGTGTATCTACTACAGAGAGCTAGCTCCGCTTGTAGACCAATCGTGGAGAATGGAAGTTGGTGGGGTCCTGAAGGCAGAGCCTCTGCCATTGTGATACATATGATGAAGATTGCCGCTCCTTCAGAATTAAGCTGTTTGAGGTGTGTTGCGATATACTTCCTGTGTTGATGGCTGATTTGGAATTTCAAGATTGAGGGCTTTTAGAGGTTTATGTTATAAACAGTGCAATGAATATCAACgtcactttttatttttttctctaATTCAGTTGTCTGTTTCGGGATGAGAAAACATCAAACGGACCTGTGTTTCAAAGAAAAATACTCCACTTTCTATAATATGTTTAGCAAAATACATACTGAGAATTAGTAAAAGCTACTGCAATAATGGTGCGCCGTTTGTGCGCCGTTTTTTACTGCAATAATGGTGCGAGCTACTGCGTCCACCTCAAATTCTGCAAATAAATCTacacaaaacaccaaaaacatGTCTAAATCTTCATCTCCTGTCATAAATAATCAAAAGAAAACTGGTCCTTCTTCATCAACCGCTACTAAAACGAAGAATGTTAATGAAATTACTGGTTTGGCTCCTTTTGACCTTGAATCGGTTGAAATCAATGAAAGTGGTGAAGCATGGTTGGTTCAGGGTAAGAGAAAGAAAGCAACTTTAGCGACTATAGAGGAGGAACCTAAGGATTTGATGCAGGTTACCAGAGAGGATATTCAGGAAGAGCTTAATTTCTGGAAGCCCTCTGTTTACTGCTTCATCCTAGGTGCGAATCCCCCTTTGGATGTTGTTGAGGGGTTTATCAGGCGTATCTGGACGAACTATCCCATTGATAAGGTATCCTTCCTACCCAGTGGTATTTTCCTGGTGCGTTTTCAGTCTGTACAGAGTAAGGATGCTGTTCTCAGGCAAGGTCATTTTTTGTTTGATAATAAGCCCCTTATTGTGAGAAATTGGACTGAGAATGTTGAATTAACAAAGGATGATGTGAAAGTTGTTCTGTGTGGTTTAAACCGATGAACTTACCTTTAAAATTGGGGTAAGTGTCTCCCAAAAATGCAGGACTTTTGGGTAAGTACATACGTGATGATGTTTCTACTATGGAAAAAACTCGCCTTGTTTTTTGCCGTGTGTTACTTGAAGTACCCTTTGGTAAAAAGTTACCTACTTTTGTTAAATTTCTTGATGAAGATGGTAACATAGTTAAGATTGTGGTTGAGTGTGAATGGCAACCAATTTCATGCTCTGTGTGTGGGGGTATTAGTCATGAGAGTGAGAAATGCAGGAAACCTAAACCAATCAACTGAGAAACCTGTTCAACAACGGTGGATCCCAAAAAAGACCACCGCTCCTGTTGGATCGTTAACCCACCCATCGTCATTGTGCCCACTCCACAACCAGCCGGATCTGTGTCTCCGTAGTCATTCTACCGTGACCCTGCTGGGACTAGGACCCCGAGGAAGTCCAAAGATAAGTTGCAGGTTACTTGGTCTAAGGATGGTACTTACGGTCAAGTTCAAACTCGCAAAACCACCTATCACTATGAGCGGGCAGGAAATTATTAGAGCAGGGGAAAACCAATACTCACCGGTACCAATATACTTTCCAGGATGCTTTGAATAATGCAACTCCCAAGCCTGGGATTGGCACCGCTTTGATTCGGTAATACTAACGGGGTGGGGATTGGTACAATTGGTAGTGTGTTACTCCCTCCTGGGAGTAATGCATAATCTTGGTTTCTGGAACATTAGGGGCCTGAATAATCCATCTAAACAAAAACAAGTTAAATGGTTCCTACATTCTCATCAGGTGGGTTTATTTGggctccttgagacaaaggtaaaaccttTGTCTCTAAATCTTTGTTAGAACTAATGTATGTGATGGTTGGTCTGTGTCTACTAACACTTCTTGTCACATTGGAGGAAGAGTCTGGGTGCTCTGGAATCCTAGCATTTTTCATGTTCACTTTGTCCATTATAGTGCTCAGCTCATTCATATGGAGATTACAGAGATCAGTACAAAATTCCATTTCTATTGTTCCATGATTTATGCCTTTAATGACACTGCTGGAAGGAAGGCTCTTTGGCATGATTTGAACCTTCTTTCAAGTGGAATTCATATTCCTTGGATTCTCTGTGGAGATTTTAATTGTGTATTGAGCCCTTCTGAAAGATTGGGGGTCAAACAATCGAAGAAGAAATGGTGGATTTCCAGGCTGTATTGATCATTGTCATCTAGTGGATAGCCCTGCTTTGTTGGTTCCTTTTACACTGGAATAACAAGCGGGACCCTCGGACGTAGAGTTTATTCAGTGGATAGAGTTCTTGTTAACAGTGAATGGCTTCAGTGGAGACCTTCTTCTCATGCTCATTTCTACAATGAAGGTCTTTTTGATCATACTCCCTGCATTATTCAGGATGCTAACAACCCAACAGCAGGGAGGAAAAGTTTTAAATATTACAATGTGGTGGAGTCGGGTTCGAATTCCATACTTGTGTGGCTCTTTCTTTGGAATAAAGTCCGGCGGGGGACTAGAATGTTTCAAGTTGTCATGAAATTGAAGAGTTTGAAATATCCTTTGAAAGCACTTAATAAGCATCTTTTTGGTGATATTGAGAAATAAGACTGTTCATGCCTGGAAAATTTTGTCTAACATTCAAGATCAACTAAGGATTTGCCTGCATTGATCATGATCTCATTACTCAAGAAAAGGAAGCTGCTACCATCTATAGAAACCTGCAGATTGCTTGTGACAGTTTCCTTATGCAGAAAACTAAAGCTACTTGGGTTAATCAAGGTGACAATAACACCAAGTATTTCCATAGTCTTTTGAAAAGTAAGAGTGCCAGGAATAAGATATTCCTTATTGAAGATATTAATGGTGTTGCACATTCTAATGGGAGTGATATCCAAAATGCTTTCCTGCAATACTATGAGGAGCTTCTTGGTAAAACTCGAACGTCATCACAAGATCTACTAGTGTTGTTGAATTGGGGCCTGTTTGCTCTCAAGAGCATATTGCCATTCTCTTGTCACCTGTTACTCGAAAAGAAATCAAGGAGGCCATTTTTTCCATTCCTACTCATAAGGCCCCAGGGCCTGATGGTTTTTCTAGTGCATTCTTTAAAGATGCATGGCCTATCCTTGGTGAGGAGGTATGTGATGCTATTTTGGATTTTTTTCACACTGGCAAGCTTTTGCAGCAAGTGAATCATACTTTCATCACTCTTATACCCAAAATTGAAATCCCCCAAAATGTCACTCAATTTAGACCCATCTCCTGCTGTAATATTCTTTATAAAGCTATTTCTAAGATTTTGTGTACTAGATTAGTCATTTGTGTTGCTCGACATCATTGATAAGAGTCGGGGTGGTTTTGTCAAAGGCAGGAGTATAGTTGAGAATATCTTAATTTGTCAAGACCTTGTAAGACTCTACAATAGAAAATCTATCTCCCTAGATGTCGATGAAAATTGATCTAAGGAAAGCATATGATTCTCGTGCATTGGGATTTTGTAGAACATATGCTCATTGCTTTTGCGGTTCCGACAAGTTTATTAAGCTTGTCATGGTTTGTATTAGATCCGCTTCCTCTCTCGGTTCTCAATGGAGAGAATTTTGGTTACTTTAAAGGAGCAAAAGGACTAAGGCGGGGTGATCCCATCTCCCCCTTCTTTAACATTTACTATTACAATGGAATATTTGAGTAGGATTCTTAAGCATGTGACCACTACTATGCCTTTCAAGTATCATCCTCTCTGCGATCACCTCAAAATTTCTCACCTAATGTTTTTTGATGATCTTTATTATTTTCCAAGGGTGATATAACTTCCATAATGATTCTCTTGAGGGCCTTTGCAACTTTCTCTGTGGCCATGGTGCAGATGAACACCATGAAGTccaatatttattttaatggtgTTTCTCCTAGTGTCAAAGCTGATATTATGCAAGTTTTCGGATTTAGTGAAGGGTCTTTGCCATTTAAGTACTTGGGAGTACCTATTTCTATTTGGTAGAGTCCCTGTGAAAGATTATGCTTGCCTCGTTGAAAAAGTCAGCGATAGAATTCGAGGGTATCTTTGCTAAGAAGCTATCTTATTCAGCAAAGGCTAACTCGGTGAATCTTTGTCCTCACTACTCTTTATACCTATTGGGCAACAATCTTTATTATTCCCAAGGGAGTCTTGAAGAAGATTGATGCTCTATGTAGGAACTATCTGTGGGATGGTTCTACTGAATATATGAGAGTTCCCTTGGTTGGATGGGAGAAAGTTTGTGTCCCTAAAAGTGAAGGTGGTTTAGGGATTAGGAATAGTTATGCATGGAATCTTGCTGCTATTTGCAAGTTATCTTGGTGGATCTATACAAAGCCTGATAGCTTGTGGGTTCAGTGGGTTCatcatgtgtatatgaaaggaGTTCACTGGCATGTTTATACTCCAAAATCGATACTTCTTGAGCCGGAAAACCATTTCTAGAGTTAGGCGGAAGTTTGAGTGGCTTTCTCCCCCCGGTCAATGGTTGCCTAGTTCTCATGATTACACACCTGCTAGTGGATATAATTGGATCAGGAAGAAGCAGCCTGTGGTCCATTGGGAGCATACTGTCTGGAATTCCTGGTCTGTTCCCAAGCACATGTTCATTAACTGGCTGATAGCTCGTGAAGCTTTACTGCTCAAGGATAGGCTCTTCCAACTTGGAGTCTCTCCGATGCAGATTGTTGTCGTGTGGTGTCTCATCGAGACTCATGCACACTTATTTAGTCAATGTGTGTATACACGAAGACTGATGCAATTACTGAGCAGCAAATTGAAGATTTCCCTGCCTGCTGTTAATGTTTTTGGATGGATTTCCTCCAAACCTTGGGCTAAGGTGAAGAAATGGGTAACTACTGCTTGGATCCATGCTGTTTTCTATACTGTCTGGATTCAGCGGAATTGTGCAAGACTCAATGGGTGTATTCTGCATCCTGATGTAGCCATTCAACATATTAGTAGCATTCTCAAGTTTCGTACTATGTATTGGCTCAAATGTACTAAAAGAGTTAGTGATGAAACTTGGATAAAATCAATTCAAATATGATTGATTTATCTTTGTTTTATGAATTGTAGTGTTTGTAATAGTTTGTTTATGAGCTTAATGAGAATTTCTAAcctttcatcaaaaaaaaaaaaaagagaattagtAAAAGACTAACATAGACGACTTCAAGAAATATCTGAATATATAAACATTCTTagagtctttttttttttcgacaatAGTAAACTTTCATAAATAAAGAAGGTACTACAAACCGTTTATTTAAAATACAAATAAAGGGGGGTTAGATACCCCCGAGCTACCGAATATAACCGATGAAAAAGTACAAGAAGTCGTAACTGAAGAGAAAATACGAATCTTCTTAAAAGGTGGATGGTAGTGGGTGTCAAATTCGATGGACTGAACTTCCTTTCTCTTGGTCCTTGTAAGCATAGAGATAGAGCGAGCAGAACTGCAAAAAGAAGTTGAAACGTCGACGGAAACAGACGAGCGTTTTTTCGAAGTAGTAAAAACTAGACCTGTACGACCTTTGCCCTTGGAATGACCCGCATCGCAACTCCATTTGTTGTCAAAAGGATTCCTAACCGCTGCAAACTTAAACGTTGTCATTGATACTTTGCTAACATGGGAAGAATCAGAAGAGAGCCTTTTCTTCTTATCCGCTTGGAAAATAACGTCCTCTTGAACCAGCTCAGCACTTTCTTGCTTGACATGGAAGGTTGAATGAAGATTCTCCGACATAGGAGAAGAAATGGGAACCTCTGCTGGCCCTGAAATATCCTCCAGGGGAGTTCCCGTCTGGATAGTTTTAGAGATGAGGGGACGGACCCTCATGGTAGACAAGGATCTAGGGTGAAAGAACTCAAGATTGTTGCCCTGCATTAAATTCTCATAGTCCCGAGATGAAAGAGTTAGGCGATTATGTGGCTTCTTCTTGTGGGTAAAAACCGAATTGAGGCGATCTTGAGTGGTTGAATTGACGGTCTCATCCATGGCCTCGCAAGGCACAGGGCTACACTCGGAAGTCACCTCGGGTAAACTAGCAGGGGCACTATCATCAAATGAAGCCGAAGATAACAAGGGCTTCTTTCCTTTCCTTGTTGGTGTTTCCGCAAAGGAATGGAAGGTAGAGTCAGCACTCTTAGCTGTCATAGTACTCTCGTCTGACTGAAAAATAGTTTCGAAAACCATAGAATCTTGACCAGAAAGACAATCACTTATTTTACTTACTGCAGCGATCATTGGTACACTACTAGGGGAGGAGCTAGAAGAAGCTGTGACAGTCTTATCAACCAAATCAACATTAAGAAGAGTCCTCTTACCTTTGTCGACAGAGCCAACGGTCAAACGAAAGAGCAACCCGCTTACCATTAGGGTTAATGGCAAGTATGTCCACCAGAGCAATGAGTTCACGGCTAGCTTCAGAATTATGCGGATCAAGATGCAGAACATGCTCCAAGTCGTCTAAAGCTTCTTTGAGGAGATTCAACTGCTTATAAGCTAAGGCTCTACGATATAGGGCTTTGACATTGGAAGGGTCAAAATGTAAAACAAATTTGCAGTATCGACTAGCCAGATCATAATGAGTGAGTTTCAAAGCACAAGCTGCTAAATTAAGAACAAGAGATATGGCTAAGGAAGAGGGAGCATGTTGATCACAGGACGGCAGAAGGCCAACGAAGCACATAAAGTTTAAGGCTTGTTTATAAAGACTACCTGCGAGGGAGAAATTTCCGTTTTTGAAAAGAGAATTACCTCTATCCTTCATTAATTGAATAGAGGAGATAGACGGCTCTCCTAAACTCATAATCCACATAATCAAAACCTCGTCATTCACAGCATCGTCGTCAAAGATGAACAACTCGCTAAGACTGTAGATAAAGGACTGATAGTCCATTGTAAAGAAAAAGGGTGAAAAGGACAGGAAGACCAAAAGGAAATAAAAACTTAGAAGAGAAATCAAGACCTTAAAGCAGAAGTGAAAAGCAGGCTAAAAGAGAGTTAGACAACAAGAAAGCGGAAATCTACTACAACCAACCCATACAACACCAACCCAAACTAACCACCTCCGCCAAACACTCGACCATGGAGAAACAAGATACAAAAAAACCACCTCAGGACAACGGTGTCGATAACCTCAGACCACAGGCAAAGAAAGAGCAGACTGAAAGGAAAACATCTCCCACAGAAGACGATGAAAGGGATTGAAGCATATATATCAGGGAAATGAACATAAAAACGAGTAGGAGTTCTTCCAATAAAGACGGCAGAGCGGAACAGAAAGCAGAACAAGGTCCAAATTGGCTAAAAATTTGAAATGACAGTCTGACATACAATCAAGGTCATAAATGAACAAAACAATTAAACGGAAAGCAACATAGGAGCAAAAGTTCAGATGAAATAAAACTAGACTTGAAAGCAACCTGACGGAAATTTTCTGAGATAAGTATTAAGCATATAAGTTGTAAATGAAAACCATGGAACAAATAGGAGAGCTTGACCCCTGAAAGGATGAAGATACGATTTAAAGAAGGCCCAAATAGATTAAAGGATCAAACTAAGAACTCTAGCTCCTCAATTAGAACAGATAGAAGACAAAGGAGGTTTGGAGACCGACATATAGAAAGGAGATAGGACAAACCGACATATCAACAAAGGAGGCGGCTGAGGAATATGAGGAAAGATCTCCGATTGCGGACAGAAGAACGACAAAAACTAACAAATCATGGTCGAGCGATTGGAAACCGCCAGAGAGCAGCCATAGGATGGCCACATCTCCGGCGGCGTCGGAGGAGAGGTGGATAGGTTAGTGAGGATGGCGGTTGGAGCAGATCACAGGTTACTTAAGGAGGGAGGAAAggtagagagaagggagagagccTTTTCGCTCAAGCGGTGGAAGAGCTTTAAGTTCTCATTTGATAATTTTTTACATTCTTAGAGTCTGATAACGTGAAAATGAGAGCATATTAAatgagaggactttttattttgtGGCTTTTAAAGTGTTGCTCACTtctactaatttttttttttcaaccgaGGTCTCTGTCTTGCTATTGGATCATGTCTTGTTATTGGATCAATTCTGTATATGTGTTGTTATCTTCTACCGCATCACAAACATGTTCCTCATTTCCGTTCTGTGGAATTTCATTAAGAtgtttccctttctttttttcgtctatgTTTTGTGATTCTTATGTGACTTGCGACAccactttctttcccttcttcagTTTCCCTTCGCATATTACTATCTCTTGATTTTGTGCAAAATGAACGTGGAATATCTTTCCGAAGCAATGggagcaattattattgtgacatTTTGTGTGAAGTTAAAgttttgttgtgtttgtgtttgtgtttgtgtaattttagccgCTACCTCTTTTGGAACAGATTATCAGAATTCGGAAATATGGCCAAGTAGGTTTTCCGCAGTTTGTCACATTGTAAATATAAGGGAGGTCATGGGATGAAGTCACGGAATGCCACGACCTCCAGGAATAGATGTCGAGTTTCCAGATTCAGTCAAGTGGCCAATGAATCACAGGTCATTTGCGTGTATCCATTTGTGATTCATTTGCCTATTGGGTTGCCCGAATTTGCGCACCAGTTCACTCCAGACCCGTGAGTCGATGGGATAGCCGATTCAGATTGTTGAAGAGCTAATAAACAAAGAATTGAAGAAAATAAGATAGTTATCAGCAATGATCGCTTTATGATTAGACTTTATTTTTGCTTAAGGCAAGTATTGTACTATCAAATAAGCCTCTTTAGAAGGAACCCGAGTAATAACAAGTTTTGTTATTACCCTTTGCTTCGATTCAAATACGAATTGAAACTTGCGTGTGTCAACCGTTGATAATCGAGATTAGGGAGGATTCTGACACACAGTCCGGTGGACCATTTCTTTTATTGATTTTAATCCCTTGGTAATTCAAGAAGGCTAATCCATTTAAGAGTTCAATTTGCTGAATAATTCTATGCTTTGCCAGTTTTTGATCGTCCACTTGACATCCATCAACTACACTCAGAAATGGCCAcctcctctttccttgatctttgtgtcAAAAGTAAAGGTAATCAAAACTCAATGGTTTGACATTGT is a window encoding:
- the LOC141614296 gene encoding ABC transporter I family member 11, chloroplastic-like; the protein is MEVSSAAYSPPFLIPKLIGIHSLFPISPHFRLKTRRKLQPLSVLCLHCCFEVRNLSYKPPGTQINLLDDISFCLPQKSFGLIFGRSGSGKTTLLQLLAGLNKPTSGTILVQKYGEDGHPDQPAQLLPPEKVGIVFQFPERYFLADTLVEEVTFGWPKQKGSLQQREHLASNLARAFNSVGLNGVPLDKDPQSLSGGYKRRLALAIQLVQAPELLILDEPLAGLDWKARADVAKLLKHLKKELTLLVVSHDLKELAPLVDQSWRMEVGGVLKAEPLPL